From one Paenibacillus terrae HPL-003 genomic stretch:
- a CDS encoding glycoside hydrolase family 1 protein: protein MAKHTIQIPSNFIMGAAASAWQTEGWSGKKEGQDSFLDQWYKNDRYVWHNGYGPAGATDFYNRYAEDIALMKQIGLTHYRTSINWSRFLTDYENVVVDETYADYMGRVIDELIASGVEPMICLEHYEVPAYLLDKYEGWSSKHVVELFVKYAEKVFERYGDRVKHWFTFNEPIVVQTRVYLDALRYPYEQNTRKWMQWNYNKTLATAKCVQLFKAKNHNQNGAKIGVILNPEVTYARSSAPHDQYAAHVYDLFYNRVFLDPLIKGEYPQELFDLMSKHDITFEATTEELTVIKEHTVDYVGINLYYPHRVKAQSKAWNENIPFHPSYYYEHFDLPGKKMNKSRGWEIYPKIIYDMGMRIKNEYNNIEWFVAENGMGIENEVVFKNEEHIIQDDYRIDFITEHLYYTLQAVEAGSNCTGYMLWAFTDNVSPMNAFKNRYGLVEINLENDRSRHLKKSGYWYQSAIKERSFVADLDEEYK, encoded by the coding sequence ATGGCTAAACATACGATACAAATTCCGTCGAATTTCATCATGGGTGCTGCGGCTTCCGCCTGGCAAACAGAGGGCTGGAGCGGTAAAAAGGAAGGTCAGGACTCATTTCTCGACCAATGGTACAAAAATGACCGCTATGTCTGGCACAATGGATATGGACCTGCGGGTGCAACCGACTTCTATAATCGTTATGCTGAGGATATTGCGCTGATGAAGCAGATTGGCCTGACCCATTATCGTACTTCTATTAATTGGTCCCGTTTCTTAACGGATTATGAGAATGTTGTCGTGGATGAAACGTATGCGGATTATATGGGCCGGGTCATTGACGAGTTGATTGCCAGTGGGGTCGAACCAATGATTTGTCTGGAGCATTACGAGGTGCCCGCTTATTTGCTGGACAAATATGAGGGCTGGTCTTCCAAGCATGTAGTGGAACTGTTTGTGAAATATGCAGAAAAGGTTTTTGAACGATACGGAGATCGGGTAAAACACTGGTTTACATTTAATGAGCCCATTGTTGTACAGACTCGTGTCTATCTGGATGCCCTTCGCTATCCCTATGAACAAAATACGCGGAAGTGGATGCAATGGAATTATAACAAAACGCTGGCTACTGCGAAATGCGTACAACTTTTCAAAGCCAAAAACCATAATCAGAACGGAGCTAAAATAGGCGTTATTTTGAATCCTGAAGTAACCTATGCCCGATCAAGCGCCCCTCATGACCAGTACGCGGCACATGTGTATGATTTATTTTATAATCGAGTATTTCTGGACCCGCTTATTAAAGGCGAATACCCGCAAGAATTGTTCGATCTCATGAGCAAGCATGATATTACATTTGAAGCTACAACGGAAGAACTAACAGTGATTAAGGAACATACTGTTGACTACGTCGGGATCAATCTCTATTATCCGCACCGGGTCAAAGCGCAGAGTAAAGCGTGGAATGAAAACATTCCCTTCCACCCCTCTTACTACTATGAGCATTTTGATCTTCCAGGTAAAAAAATGAACAAGTCACGGGGCTGGGAGATTTATCCCAAGATCATTTACGATATGGGAATGCGTATCAAGAATGAATATAACAATATCGAGTGGTTTGTCGCGGAAAATGGTATGGGCATTGAGAATGAGGTTGTCTTCAAAAATGAGGAGCACATCATTCAGGACGACTATCGCATTGACTTTATAACTGAGCATTTATACTATACGCTACAAGCTGTAGAAGCGGGCTCCAACTGTACAGGTTATATGCTGTGGGCCTTTACAGACAACGTTTCTCCCATGAATGCTTTTAAAAATCGCTATGGACTGGTGGAGATTAACCTGGAGAATGATCGAAGTCGGCATTTGAAGAAGTCCGGTTACTGGTACCAATCTGCCATCAAAGAACGCTCGTTTGTTGCTGATCTGGATGAAGAGTATAAATAA
- a CDS encoding PTS sugar transporter subunit IIC: MAFKDKLVDGLTSVANAINNFKYIIAIKSAFITLMPVIIVGAFAVLISNMVMDPVNGLAHFKPFSFLAEYKPIFSGINYASLNILTILAIFMIGLELGKINGEKNLFPGLLAVICFISVTPTTIELMVNGEMQKVTDVIARQFTDTKSLFLGIFISILSVELYNKLGKSDKLKIKMPESVPSNVAVSFSALIPTIITVTVFSMLGFFFHKFTGLYLYDAVYNVVQKPLETVVQGLPGILVLMLVAQIFWVIGIHGNQMVKPIREPLLLGAITVNMTAYEQGLPIPNIITMPFWDVYMSIGGSGITLALLICIMIASKREDMKEITKLSFGPGLFNINEPVIFGLPIMLNPLMAIPFIITPLITGTIGYFSTLLGFAGKAVVMVPWTTPPIINAYLSTGGSIGAVVTQIICIVVAIIIYFPFVKIANKRTAE; encoded by the coding sequence ATGGCTTTCAAAGACAAGCTAGTCGACGGCCTCACATCAGTGGCAAATGCAATCAACAATTTTAAATATATTATAGCGATCAAATCAGCCTTTATCACATTAATGCCTGTTATCATTGTCGGTGCCTTTGCTGTACTGATTTCCAACATGGTCATGGACCCGGTAAACGGTCTGGCCCATTTTAAGCCGTTCTCATTCCTGGCAGAGTACAAACCGATTTTCTCAGGTATTAACTATGCCAGCTTGAACATCCTTACCATCCTGGCTATTTTCATGATTGGTCTGGAGCTAGGAAAAATTAACGGGGAGAAAAACCTCTTTCCAGGATTACTCGCTGTAATCTGTTTTATATCTGTGACGCCGACCACGATTGAGTTGATGGTTAACGGGGAAATGCAGAAGGTAACAGATGTCATAGCCCGCCAGTTTACGGATACCAAAAGCTTGTTTTTAGGTATTTTCATAAGCATTCTATCCGTTGAGCTGTACAACAAACTGGGCAAGTCCGATAAGCTAAAAATTAAAATGCCCGAAAGTGTTCCCAGCAATGTGGCTGTTTCTTTTTCGGCACTCATTCCAACCATCATTACAGTGACTGTCTTCTCGATGCTTGGATTCTTCTTTCATAAGTTTACGGGTCTCTACCTGTATGATGCCGTCTATAATGTGGTGCAAAAACCTCTGGAGACCGTGGTGCAAGGACTGCCGGGGATACTGGTACTGATGCTGGTTGCGCAAATTTTCTGGGTGATCGGCATTCACGGGAACCAAATGGTGAAACCAATTCGTGAGCCCCTGCTGCTTGGAGCGATTACCGTCAACATGACTGCTTATGAGCAAGGACTGCCCATTCCGAACATTATTACGATGCCTTTCTGGGACGTATATATGAGTATCGGTGGTTCAGGGATTACGCTGGCCCTTTTGATTTGTATTATGATCGCTTCCAAGCGTGAGGATATGAAGGAAATTACCAAGCTTTCGTTTGGACCGGGCCTGTTTAATATTAACGAGCCTGTCATTTTCGGACTTCCAATTATGTTGAATCCATTGATGGCTATCCCTTTCATTATTACTCCGCTCATCACAGGAACGATTGGCTACTTTTCGACGTTGCTTGGATTTGCAGGCAAGGCCGTCGTCATGGTTCCATGGACTACTCCGCCTATTATTAATGCCTACCTGTCTACAGGTGGAAGCATTGGCGCCGTCGTAACTCAGATCATTTGTATTGTGGTAGCGATTATCATCTATTTTCCGTTCGTCAAAATTGCCAACAAGCGAACGGCTGAATAA
- a CDS encoding PTS sugar transporter subunit IIB — protein MKKIILACSAGMSTSILVSKMKKEAAARSIELNIEAIPESTIKEELEGIKDSVIAILLGPQVRMRKKPVAEIAAPYGIPVDVIDTIAYGRANGAAVLDQALKLAGEL, from the coding sequence ATGAAAAAAATTATTCTGGCATGCTCTGCGGGTATGTCCACGTCCATTCTGGTTTCCAAGATGAAAAAAGAAGCAGCAGCAAGATCCATAGAGCTTAACATCGAAGCCATCCCCGAAAGTACCATTAAGGAAGAGCTGGAAGGCATTAAAGATTCTGTAATTGCTATTTTGCTTGGTCCTCAAGTACGGATGCGTAAAAAGCCGGTTGCCGAAATTGCAGCTCCCTATGGCATCCCGGTGGATGTCATTGATACGATTGCTTACGGTAGAGCAAACGGTGCCGCCGTGCTGGATCAAGCCTTGAAGCTGGCTGGCGAATTATAA
- a CDS encoding PTS lactose/cellobiose transporter subunit IIA has protein sequence MNNDETTEHNMSMEDMDDTEIVFQIILYAGNARSSAMEAIELAKAGKFQEAKEELALAKKELVSSHKIQTRIINKEAAGEKTEMSVMMVHAQDHLMNAITIRDMASEFVDLYERIDQFVPKS, from the coding sequence ATGAATAATGATGAAACGACAGAGCACAACATGAGTATGGAGGACATGGATGATACAGAAATTGTATTCCAAATTATATTATACGCTGGGAATGCACGCAGCTCGGCCATGGAGGCGATTGAGCTTGCAAAGGCGGGAAAGTTTCAGGAGGCCAAAGAAGAATTAGCCTTAGCTAAAAAAGAACTGGTGTCCTCCCACAAAATTCAAACCAGAATCATCAATAAAGAAGCAGCGGGTGAAAAAACAGAGATGTCGGTCATGATGGTACATGCTCAAGATCATTTGATGAATGCTATCACCATTCGAGATATGGCCTCAGAGTTTGTAGACCTGTATGAACGTATCGACCAATTCGTACCCAAATCGTAG